A stretch of Marinobacter sp. F4206 DNA encodes these proteins:
- the senB gene encoding selenoneine biosynthesis selenosugar synthase SenB: MKIIMITPAPPGSRAGNRATAERWANLLGQAGHQVTVVTDYAGEPCDAFIALHAWRSHDAIQVFRKCWPQAPLILALTGTDIYRHQREYPLPTRASMAAADVLIGLHDRVAGDIPPEFTNKLITLFQSADAVPRPGSANRNDSSFDVCVIGHLREEKDSLRTAVAARLVPDNSKLRVLCAGKPHNAEWQAMVEQEVAQNPRFEWLGELDQAETRALMARCQLMVISSVMEGGANVVSEACRAGLPILASDIPGNRGLLGEDYEGYFPARDEVSLASLLSRAESEPGFLGRLSAQVAEVAPRFTPENEQRSLEKALQLAVQGRAACSS; the protein is encoded by the coding sequence GCCTCCCGGATCCCGTGCGGGAAATCGGGCAACCGCAGAACGCTGGGCCAACCTGCTCGGACAAGCCGGACATCAGGTCACGGTGGTGACCGACTATGCCGGGGAGCCCTGCGATGCCTTTATTGCTCTCCACGCCTGGCGCAGCCACGATGCTATCCAGGTGTTTCGGAAATGCTGGCCACAGGCACCCCTGATTCTGGCGTTGACCGGAACCGACATTTACCGCCACCAGAGGGAATACCCACTTCCCACGCGGGCTTCCATGGCGGCGGCCGATGTCTTGATCGGGTTGCACGACCGGGTGGCCGGAGATATTCCGCCGGAATTCACCAATAAGCTGATTACCCTGTTTCAGTCCGCTGACGCGGTTCCGAGACCGGGTTCGGCCAACCGTAATGACAGTTCATTCGATGTCTGTGTGATCGGCCACCTGCGTGAGGAGAAGGATTCCCTCCGTACCGCTGTGGCCGCTCGGCTTGTGCCTGATAATTCGAAACTCCGGGTGCTCTGTGCTGGCAAACCGCACAACGCGGAGTGGCAAGCGATGGTCGAGCAGGAGGTAGCGCAGAACCCTCGTTTCGAATGGCTCGGTGAACTCGACCAGGCAGAGACCCGGGCCCTGATGGCGCGGTGCCAGCTCATGGTGATCAGCTCGGTAATGGAGGGCGGTGCCAATGTCGTCTCCGAGGCCTGTCGGGCGGGGCTGCCCATACTCGCCTCGGACATTCCGGGCAACCGCGGCCTGCTGGGCGAGGACTACGAAGGTTACTTCCCGGCCCGGGATGAGGTTTCACTTGCCAGCCTACTGAGTCGTGCTGAGTCCGAACCGGGGTTTCTGGGGCGCTTGTCGGCCCAGGTGGCCGAGGTTGCTCCCCGTTTCACGCCGGAGAACGAACAACGGTCCCTGGAGAAGGCGTTGCAGCTGGCTGTTCAAGGCCGCGCTGCTTGCAGTAGCTGA